Below is a window of Flavobacterium sp. N2820 DNA.
TGTCAAATTAGTACATTATTTTATAAAGATTAACGTTTAATTGATAATATCAAATCCTGTGTATTTTCTTAAAACTTCAGGAACTACTATACCTTCAGGTGTTTGATAGTTTTCTAAAATTCCAGCTAATACTCTAGGTAAAGCTAATGAGCTTCCATTCAACGTGTGTGCCAATTGGTTTTTACCTTCTTTATCTTTGAAACGTAATTTTAAACGATTTGCTTGGAACGTTTCAAAGTTAGATACCGAACTAATTTCTAACCAGCGTTCTTGTGCAGTTGAATACACTTCAAAGTCATAGGTTAAAGCCGAAGCAAAACTCATATCGCCACCACATAATCTTAGAATTCTATAGGGTAATTTTAATTCTTGTAAAATTTCTTTCACGTGTTCTACCATTCCGTCTAATGCTTTGTATGAATTATCTGGATGTTCAATACGAACGATTTCTACTTTGTCAAATTGGTGTAAACGATTTAGTCCACGAACGTGTGCGCCATATGAACCTGCTTCACGTCGGAAACAAGGTGTGTATCCTGTACAAAGAACTGGTAAGTCATTTTCGTTTAATAAAACATCTCTAAAAATATTGGTTACTGGAACTTCAGCTGTTGGAATTAAATACAAATCATCAACGCCAACGTGATACATTTGTCCTTCTTTGTCTGGTAATTGTCCTGTTCCAAAGCCAGAAGCTTCATTTACCATGTGAGGAACTTGGTATTCTAAATAACCCGCATCGGTATTTTTATCTAAGAAATAAGTGATTAACGCACGTTGCAATTTGGCACATTTTCCTTTGTAAACAGGGAAACCAGCGCCTGTAATTTTTACGCCCAATTCAAAATCAATTAAATCGTATTTTTTTGCTAATTCCCAGTGAGGTAAAGCACCTTC
It encodes the following:
- the serS gene encoding serine--tRNA ligase, producing MLQIAYIRENKDEVVKRLAKKNLDAKNAIEDVIALDEKRRATQAELDTIKSESNKLSKDIGDLMKNGEKAKAEILKEKSVQLRDKDKELTEVLNSFASKLQEELYKLPNLPADIVPEGKTPEENLNVFQEGEIPKLHEGALPHWELAKKYDLIDFELGVKITGAGFPVYKGKCAKLQRALITYFLDKNTDAGYLEYQVPHMVNEASGFGTGQLPDKEGQMYHVGVDDLYLIPTAEVPVTNIFRDVLLNENDLPVLCTGYTPCFRREAGSYGAHVRGLNRLHQFDKVEIVRIEHPDNSYKALDGMVEHVKEILQELKLPYRILRLCGGDMSFASALTYDFEVYSTAQERWLEISSVSNFETFQANRLKLRFKDKEGKNQLAHTLNGSSLALPRVLAGILENYQTPEGIVVPEVLRKYTGFDIIN